A region of the Trichocoleus sp. genome:
TACTGTTTGCGCTGGGTCTATCGAGTTCTAAAGGAATGCGAGCCGAACGACTGCCCGATCTGGTCAACCAGAACCAGACAAGCAGGGGGCGATCGATGGTCGAAGCCAGCGTTACTGTCACCTTTGCCCTGGACGATGCAGATGCACTGAATGCCCTGGACGAAGATGAGCCGATCGCTTCTGAGAACGATGATGGTGAAGACAGCAATCATCAGAACGGACATGCCCAAACCGAGAAAACCCAGAACGGACATGCCGACAATGGCAATCTCCAAACTGCCGTCCCCTCCATTACCGAGTGGAATGTCACCCGAAAACTCCGCGTCACTCAGCAGGGAACCTACACCTCCAGCTATGCCATCAACGGGCAAACCTGCACCCTGACCGAGTTGCATGAACAGCTTCATAAGTTCCGCATTTATCCCGAAGGCTACAATGTCGTGCTTCAGGGGGACGTCACCAGCATCATTTCAATGAATGCGCGAGAGCGACGCGAAATTATTGACGAACTTGCCGGAGTTGCCGCCTTCGATCGCAAAATCAATCAGGCAAAAGAAAAGCTGGATGCCGTCAAAGAACGAGAAGAGAAGTTCCGTATCGTTGAGCGAGAACTCATTGCCCAGCGCGATCGGCTCTCTCAAGATCGGCTTAAAGCCGAGAAATATCAGCGGCTCAAGGCAGATCTGCAAATTAAGTCCCAGTGGGAGGCAGTATTAGTTTGGCAGACCCAAGCCAAACAAGCTGAACAGATTGAGGCACAAATTACGGCAAGCAATCAAACGCAGGCAGACCTGGAAGCCCAGCTTACAACGTTGGCTCAAGAGATCCAAACCGCAACGGCTGAACTCGATCGCCTCAATGCCCATGTCAAAGCATTAGGGGAAGATGAACTGCTGGCACTGCAAGCTACGTTGGCGACCCGTGAGGCTGAACTGCGGCAACTGCAACGTCAGGAGCAAGATTTACTCGCCGCCAGTCGAGATATGACTTCAACGCTGGAGCGAATTCAGCGAGAACTCCAGGAACAGATCAACCACCTGGAGCAAGCCACCCAGGAAAAAGCCAACCTGGAAACCCAATCGATTGCCCAGCTCCGAGCCGAGCGTGATCAAGCCCAGCAAACGCTGGAAGCCAGCCGCGAAGCTGCCAGTTCTGTTGCTTCTGCCTCAGATGCCTGGGTGCAAGAGCAAACCGCCCTGCGTCGGGAAGCCGAAGCCATCCTCAAAAAGCTCGAACCTCAGCGCACCGAGCAAGCCCGCCTGCAAGAGCGAGTCAACCAACTCCGGCAAAAAATTCAGGAACAAACTGAGGCTCTCGGATCGATTGCTCAAGAAATTGCCGACAAACAAACCGAACGAAGTGCGATCGAAGCGCAGCTCAATCCTGCTCGTCAACAAACCGAGTCTCTGCAAAAATCGCTGGCTGTCGCCGAACGAGAACTGCAAACCCAGCAAGATACCCAACTCCGCCTCCAAAAAGAGCAGCGAGAAAAACAGCGGCAGCTTGACAAACTCGAAACGCAAGCACAGATCATCCGCGAAACGCAGGGAACCGGAATTACTCAAATCCTGCTCGATTCCGGGCTGACAGGCATCTGCGGGCTGGTCGCAGAACTCGGTCGCGTCGATCCGCAGTATCAACTGGCGTTAGAAATTGCCGCAGGCGGTCGCTTAGCTCAGTTAGTCGTGGAGGATGACGGGGTTGCCGCTGCCGGAATTCAGCTTTTGAAGCAAAAACGCGCCGGACGAGCAACTTTTCTGCCGCTCAACAAAATTAGAGCACCGCAGTTCACCCCAATTTCTGCCTGGAAACGACCCGATGGTTTCATTGACTATGCCGCAAACCTGATCGACTGTGACGATCGCTACCGAGATGTCTTTGCCTATGTGTTTGGCAGCACCGTCGTCTTTGTTGATCTGGCTCAAGCGCGTCGGCACATGGGACAGTACCGGATTGTGACGCTAGACGGCGAACTGTTAGAAACCAGTGGCGCAATGACCGGGGGCAGCGTTTCGGGTCAGCGTGGCTCGCTGCACTTTGGCACGGTTGAACCGACTGAATCAAAGGAAGTCCTGGCACTACGCGATCGGCTCCAGGAAATCGAGCGGATTCTCGATCGCTGTCAGCAGGCAATTGATCAGGCAAATCGCACTGTCCGGCAACAGTCGCAGGCGTTGGTTGATGCCAAACAGCAGCACCGCGAAATTCAGCTTCAGGCAGACCAGCTACAGCACCAACTGGCACATCTGGTGGCGCAAGAGGGGCAACTGCGAACCCAAATTTCCCAGAACACGCAGGAACTCACCACTGCCCAGGAACGACTGCAGCAGCTCGAAGCCGATTTGCCGCGTCAGGAAGCCGAGCTTCAGCAAAAACGAGAAGTCCTGGCAGAACTGGAAGAATCTCAGACGCACAGCGAATGGCAGCAAATCCAGGCAACGATTCGATCGCAAGAAGCCGAACTCACCAATCGCCAGCTTGCCCTTCAAACAGCGGAGCAGCGAGTTCAAGATTTAGAAATCCAGCGACAGCGGGTTCAGGAAAAAATTAATCAATTGCGGCAACGGCTACAGGAATGCCGGGCACAGCAGTCTGGTCAACTGAATCAGCGATCGACCCTAGGCACCCAACAGGCAGAACTGAGCCAGCAAATCATCGCCACCCAAACCGCGCTGGCAACCATGGAACAGACCCTCTCAGCCGAGAAACAGGAGCGCGATCGGGCAGAGCGGCAACTGCGAGAGCAGCAAACACAGCGACAGCAGGTGGAATGGCAGCAGCAAAAACTCATTGAAACGCAGCAAACCCGCCGCCAAGAACTCGCAACCCTGCAAGAGCAACTAACTGCACAGCGCGCCGAACTGCCTGACCCCCTGCCCGAAATCCCAGAAACCGTTACAGATCTGGCTGCCCTACAACATGAACTGCGATCGCTGCAAAAACGCCTTCAGGCGATGGAGCCAGTCAATATGCTAGCGCTAGAAGAGTACGATCGGACGCAGGCACGCCTGGAGGAACTGAGCCAAAAGCTGGGCACGCTGGACGAAGAGCGAACTGAACTCCTGCTGCGAATCGAGAACTTCACGACGCTGCGGCAGCACGCCTTTAAAGAAGCATTTGATGTCGTCAACAAAAACTTCCAGACGATTTTTGCCGAACTTTCAGATGGAGACGGCTATCTGCAACTTGACGATCCACATGACCCGTTTGGGAGTGGCTTGAATCTGGTGGCGCACCCTAAAGGCAAGCAGGTACAGCGGCTCGCTTCCATGTCAGGGGGCGAAAAATCTTTGACGGCTCTCAGTTTTATCTTTGCGCTGCAACGCTACCGTCCTTCGCCTTTCTATGCCTTTGACGAGGTAGATATGTTCCTGGATGGGGCAAACGTGGAACGATTAGCTAGAATGATTAGACACCAGGCTCAACAAGCCCAATTTATCGTCGTGAGTTTGAGACGACCGATGATCGAGGCGGCAGACCGAACCATTGGTGTCACACAAGCCCGAGGCGCATACACTCAAGTACTGGGCATCAACTTGCAGCCTCAAAGTGCCTCCATGTAATCTTGTGTAATCTCCAACATTAGTAAAATTAGTATTGATATCCCCGGATATTTATATTAATCTCCAGACTTACCTCTATCGAAGCGGCTTCGAGATTTGGGACTCGAAAATGAATTTTGAACAACAGTATTGCCAACGCTCTGACCTGATTGGAACACAAGTGATTACCCGCGACACCGGAAAGCGGCTAGGGGTGGTTAGTCAACTTTGGGTAGATGTCGATCGGCGCGAGGTCGTTGCCCTTGGCATTCGAGAAAGTATGCTCTCTGGGGTGCTGTCGAATGTGCAGCAAACTCTTTTGCTAGCAAATATCCGCCAAATCGGAGACGTGATTCTGGTGGAAGATGACAACGCGATGGAAGACGACTTCAACACCGAAGCCTACAGCAAGCTCATCACCAGCGAAGTTATCACTGAAACGGGCGAAATGCTCGGTAAGGTTCGAGGCTTCAAGTTTGACAAGCGCGACGGCAGAGTTGAGTCGATCGTCATTGCTTCCTTTGGTCTACCCCAAATCCCTGATCAGATCCTCAGCACCTACGAACTCTCGATGGATGAGGTGGTCAGCAGTGGCCCCGATCGCCTGATCGTTTTTGAAGGGGCAGAAGAGAAGCTCAACAAACTCACCGTCGGTTTACTGGAGCGCATTGGCATTGGTAAACCTGCCTGGGAACGAGACGAAGAAGCTTATCCAACCCCCACTTCTGCGGCAAATCAGCTGCCTTCTGGGGTAAGGGTTCCAGTCGAAACACCGATCCAGGTTCGGACTCCTGTCGCGCAAGAAACCTGGGATGAAGATAACTGGGGCGAAGTGCAGTCCCGGCGACAAATGCGCGAAATGCGTCAGCCCGAACCCGTTTACTACGAGGAAGAAGACAATTGGGGCGGCAACGATCGAGAGCAGTACGCTGAGGTGGAGTATCAAGAAGTGGAATCCCGCGACAATCGGGAGGAATTCCGACAGGTCGAGTACGCTACCCCCGATGAAGATACAACGAAAGATGTTTGGGCAGATGACGAAAATCCCAAGCCCTATCGCGCGCCTCAGGTCAACATCCCAGAACGGAAGCGCGTCGTCGAGTACGAGGAAGAAACCGATTATTAAAGTTCAAGTTGGCGATCGGTAACTTTACCGCAAAAAACAATTCTCGGTTGTGGGGTAGATCTCTGGTCTGCCCTATTTTTATGGCTATGAGAGCAGTGATTCTGGCTGAATCTCGCGTGGGTAAATCAACCAACTGCGCTGTAGGGGTTGGGTCAACGTTCGGATCAGAGGCGATAGTTCGCTGATTTCGCAGAGTCCAGCATCCGTCAACAGGTTAATTCCCTTTTGATAAAGCGTATAGCCGCGACTAAGCGTCTTGCGGATGCCAACATAGTATTCCGACACAAAGCCCAAATCGTCTAATTCTCGCTGAGCGATTTGCAGCAGCGTTTGTTGTGCCTCAAGTGTGATGTGGGAAATATCCCAGGCTTTGGGTAGGTCTCGATCGAGGAACCGTCGGCAGAGATCAGAGAGCACTGGATCAAAAGAACGCTGCCACCGCTGAAGATGATAGAGGCACAGGCTATCGTCGGCTGCTAAATACTGTTCAATCGATAGGGCATTGCAGTCTGCTTCTAACCAGGCAGCCATGGTTTCATCTACAAACAGTTTTCCTTCCTGCCATCGCACTTTTGCTAAGCGAAATGCCTGTTCCAGAACCAGGGTAGC
Encoded here:
- the smc gene encoding chromosome segregation protein SMC; translation: MYIKRIELSHFKSFGGTTAVPLLPGFTVISGPNGSGKSNILDALLFALGLSSSKGMRAERLPDLVNQNQTSRGRSMVEASVTVTFALDDADALNALDEDEPIASENDDGEDSNHQNGHAQTEKTQNGHADNGNLQTAVPSITEWNVTRKLRVTQQGTYTSSYAINGQTCTLTELHEQLHKFRIYPEGYNVVLQGDVTSIISMNARERREIIDELAGVAAFDRKINQAKEKLDAVKEREEKFRIVERELIAQRDRLSQDRLKAEKYQRLKADLQIKSQWEAVLVWQTQAKQAEQIEAQITASNQTQADLEAQLTTLAQEIQTATAELDRLNAHVKALGEDELLALQATLATREAELRQLQRQEQDLLAASRDMTSTLERIQRELQEQINHLEQATQEKANLETQSIAQLRAERDQAQQTLEASREAASSVASASDAWVQEQTALRREAEAILKKLEPQRTEQARLQERVNQLRQKIQEQTEALGSIAQEIADKQTERSAIEAQLNPARQQTESLQKSLAVAERELQTQQDTQLRLQKEQREKQRQLDKLETQAQIIRETQGTGITQILLDSGLTGICGLVAELGRVDPQYQLALEIAAGGRLAQLVVEDDGVAAAGIQLLKQKRAGRATFLPLNKIRAPQFTPISAWKRPDGFIDYAANLIDCDDRYRDVFAYVFGSTVVFVDLAQARRHMGQYRIVTLDGELLETSGAMTGGSVSGQRGSLHFGTVEPTESKEVLALRDRLQEIERILDRCQQAIDQANRTVRQQSQALVDAKQQHREIQLQADQLQHQLAHLVAQEGQLRTQISQNTQELTTAQERLQQLEADLPRQEAELQQKREVLAELEESQTHSEWQQIQATIRSQEAELTNRQLALQTAEQRVQDLEIQRQRVQEKINQLRQRLQECRAQQSGQLNQRSTLGTQQAELSQQIIATQTALATMEQTLSAEKQERDRAERQLREQQTQRQQVEWQQQKLIETQQTRRQELATLQEQLTAQRAELPDPLPEIPETVTDLAALQHELRSLQKRLQAMEPVNMLALEEYDRTQARLEELSQKLGTLDEERTELLLRIENFTTLRQHAFKEAFDVVNKNFQTIFAELSDGDGYLQLDDPHDPFGSGLNLVAHPKGKQVQRLASMSGGEKSLTALSFIFALQRYRPSPFYAFDEVDMFLDGANVERLARMIRHQAQQAQFIVVSLRRPMIEAADRTIGVTQARGAYTQVLGINLQPQSASM
- a CDS encoding PRC-barrel domain-containing protein → MNFEQQYCQRSDLIGTQVITRDTGKRLGVVSQLWVDVDRREVVALGIRESMLSGVLSNVQQTLLLANIRQIGDVILVEDDNAMEDDFNTEAYSKLITSEVITETGEMLGKVRGFKFDKRDGRVESIVIASFGLPQIPDQILSTYELSMDEVVSSGPDRLIVFEGAEEKLNKLTVGLLERIGIGKPAWERDEEAYPTPTSAANQLPSGVRVPVETPIQVRTPVAQETWDEDNWGEVQSRRQMREMRQPEPVYYEEEDNWGGNDREQYAEVEYQEVESRDNREEFRQVEYATPDEDTTKDVWADDENPKPYRAPQVNIPERKRVVEYEEETDY